In Nicotiana tabacum cultivar K326 chromosome 17, ASM71507v2, whole genome shotgun sequence, one DNA window encodes the following:
- the LOC107763843 gene encoding uncharacterized protein LOC107763843 has product MPEEWRLSLMVPLYKNKGDIQNYNNYRGIKQVSHTMKVWERVVERRVRRSVSISENQFGFMPGRSTTEAIHLARRTKKMREEWRWSLMVPLYKNKGDIQNYNNYRGIKLLSHTMKVWERVVERRGNGEINEDITHHVGAEWMKWRLASGVLCDRNVPPRFKGKFYKVAVRPTMLYRAQVLASQEISCAKDDSSRDEDVEMHVWAYQERPY; this is encoded by the exons atgcctgaagaatggaggttgaGTTTGATGGTCCCattgtacaagaacaagggtgatatccaaaattataATAACTACAGGGGTATTAAGCAAGTGAGTCACACTATGAAAGTGTGGGAAAGGGTGGTGGAGAggagggtgaggaggagtgtgtctatttcgGAGAATCAGTTCGGTTTCATGCCGGGACGTTCGACCACAGAAGCCATTCATCTTGCGAGGAG GACTAAGAAGATGCgtgaagaatggaggtggagttTGATGGtcccgttgtacaagaacaagggtgatatccaaaattataACAATTACAGGGGTATTAAGCTACTGAGTCACACTATGAAAGTGTGGGAAAGGGTGGTGGAGAGGAGG GGGAACGGGGAGATTAACGAGGATATTACACATCATGTTGGAGCGgagtggatgaaatggaggcttgcgtctggtgttttgtgtgataGGAATGTGCCACCAAGATTTAagggcaagttctacaaagtggcAGTGAGGCCGACTATGTTGTATAGAGCACAAGTGCTAGCCAGTCAAGAAATCTCATGTGCAAAAGATGatagtagcagagatgaggatgttgagatgcaTGTGTGGGCATACCAGGAAAGACCatattag